The following are encoded in a window of Pangasianodon hypophthalmus isolate fPanHyp1 chromosome 14, fPanHyp1.pri, whole genome shotgun sequence genomic DNA:
- the dhrs12la gene encoding DHRS-12_like_SDR_c-like domain-containing protein encodes MSLYRNSAWFLKGFIEFTKGAFESASKHFTEKDVEVSVAGRSFLITGANSGIGKAVAMAIAKKGGTIHMVCRNKDKAEETRAEIIKESGNKEVYVHILDLSETRKVWEFAEAFKKRYKTLNVLINNAGCMMTKREVNAEGFEKSFASNSLALYILIKSLIPMLEKSPDPRVITVTSGGMLVQKLRTGNLQSQRGRYDGTMVYAQNKRQQVVMTEQFAKAHTSIHFSVMHPGWVDTPMIANAMPDFYRSMKERLRTPEQGADTVVWLAVSEAAVTNPSGRFFQDRRMVSAHLPLAWTHSSQLEDEKFMSVMEEIAKGFQPH; translated from the exons ATGTCTCTGTACCGTAACTCGGCGTGGTTCCTCAAAGGATTCATCGAATTTACCAA ggGAGCATTTGAGTCTGCATCGAAACACTTTACAGAAAAAGATGTAGAAGTGTCTGTGGCAGGCCGATCTTTCTTGATCACTGGAGCTAACAGTGGCATTGGCAAAGCAGTTGCCATGGCCATTGCTAAGAAAG GTGGTACAATCCACATGGTGTGCAGAAACAAGGACAAGGCTGAGGAAACCAGAGCTGAGATTATCAAGGAGTCTGGAAACAAA GAAGTCTATGTGCACATCCTGGACCTATCTGAGACCAGGAAGGTATGGGAGTTTGCAGAGGCATtcaaaaaaagatacaaaaccCTTAATGTCCTG ATCAATAATGCAGGTTGTATGATGACTAAGAGAGAAGTGAATGCAGAGGGCTTTGAAAAGAGTTTTGCCAGTAACTCGCTTG cCCTGTACATTCTCATCAAGAGCCTaattcccatgttggaaaagagCCCTGACCCCAGAGTG ATCACAGTGACATCTGGGGGGATGTTGGTGCAGAAACTGCGCACAGGAAATTTGCAGTCACAGAGAGGCAGATATGATGGCACCATGGTATACGCCCAAAACAAG AGGCAGCAAGTGGTGATGACAGAACAGTTTGCTAAAGCTCACACCAGCATTCACTTCTCAGTAATGCACCCTGGTTGGGTGGACACACCAA TGATTGCAAATGCCATGCCTGACTTCTACCGCTCAATGAAGGAGCGTTTGCGAACACCAGAACAGGGGGCTGACACTGTTGTGTGGCTCGCAGTGTCTGAGGCTGCTGTCACAAATCCCAGTGGAAGATTCTTCCAAG ATCGGAGAATGGTATCAGCCCATCTGCCACTGGCCTGGACACATAGTTCCCAACTGGAAGATGAGAAGTTCATGAGTGTCATGGAAGAGATTGCAAAAGGTTTCCAACCTCACTGA